One segment of Trypanosoma brucei brucei TREU927 chromosome 8, complete sequence DNA contains the following:
- a CDS encoding endonuclease G, putative, translating to MHRITVRLMPTDTCTVIPLTPSITLCGINCRKKHTMAVSASSVGRAFAFLGTALAGGAIGMVVERGGWFGVDKCHPSPVPYQQMTERTSPEVLHVQCPQPAYPKERCNDDGGETTPFVLRLTSKGLPSDDHLRYYKGFVSSLNYERRIPNWVLEYIPGRTTAADSVVTADNDLVNASAAEAQRDGMRFFADMTVPQLFRVQPGDYIGGGRGQHSRGLSRGHLAAAQFHKSSTVELAQTFNMNANTVPQDMTMNAVDWLRLENLTRKLRRYYERGLWVVTGPVFHPRLVDGDVRTWRWAEPSQCPSPVKPVSSGVLASGEHCHCGNDKAAVHLRKIVCYELVGKRDVAVPTHLFKVILGERADGAHEAAAFLMPNEPIAVERPLTAYQVPVVEIERLTGLEFFRNVAAAGSDARFWGRELDALPNICRRVVCEARTAGMFRSYRDVARLRAAGSLPELQSVYSILLAEQQQKCGNTAGITVALDGVVAQEYRERLRELMAVSTNDTG from the coding sequence ATGCATCGCATCACCGTACGGCTCATGCCCACTGATACGTGCACTGTCATCCCACTTACTCCTTCTATTACACTTTGTGGCATCAACTGCAGGAAGAAGCATACGATGGCGGTTTCTGCTTCCTCCGTGGGACGTGCCTTTGCCTTCCTTGGTACGGCGCTGGCGGGAGGCGCGATAGGAATGGTTGTGGAGCGTGGTGGTTGGTTTGGTGTGGACAAATGCCATCCATCGCCTGTTCCGTATCAACAGATGACTGAGCGCACAAGTCCGGAGGTGTTACACGTGCAATGCCCACAGCCCGCATACCCCAAGGAGAGGTGTAACGACGATGGTGGGGAAACTACTCCTTTCGTGCTAAGACTTACAAGCAAGGGGCTTCCGTCCGACGATCACCTGCGCTACTACAAAGGCTTTGTTTCTAGTCTGAATTATGAGCGTCGTATCCCTAATTGGGTGTTGGAGTACATCCCCGGCAGGACCACTGCTGCTGATTCAGTGGTCACGGCTGATAACGACTTAGTAAACGCTTCCGCAGCGGAAGCCCAGCGAGATGGAATGAGGTTCTTTGCGGACATGACGGTGCCTCAGTTGTTCCGCGTGCAGCCCGGTGACTATATTGGGGGTGGCAGGGGACAGCACTCACGAGGCCTCAGCCGAGGTCACCTTGCTGCCGCACAGTTTCACAAGAGCTCTACTGTTGAGTTGGCTCAGACCTTTAACATGAATGCGAACACTGTACCACAGGACATGACAATGAATGCTGTCGACTGGCTGCGGTTGGAAAACCTCACACGGAAGTTGCGGCGGTATTATGAGAGGGGATTGTGGGTAGTGACGGGACCTGTCTTCCACCCGCGGCTCGTGGATGGTGATGTGCGCACGTGGCGGTGGGCGGAACCATCGCAATGTCCGTCTCCAGTAAAACCTGTGAGTAGCGGAGTGTTGGCTTCTGGAGAACACTGCCACTGTGGAAATGACAAGGCAGCAGTGCACTTGCGGAAGATTGTCTGCTATGAGCTTGTGGGCAAGCGCGACGTTGCGGTCCCCACACACCTCTTCAAAGTTATATTAGGTGAGCGAGCGGACGGGGCACATGAAGCTGCTGCCTTCCTAATGCCGAACGAACCGATTGCCGTGGAGCGGCCCCTCACAGCTTACCAGGTGCCTGTGGTAGAAATCGAGCGACTGACGGGTTTGGAGTTCTTTCGGAATGTGGCCGCTGCTGGGTCAGACGCGCGGTTCTGGGGGCGGGAACTGGATGCTCTGCCAAATATTTGCAGACGCGTGGTGTGTGAAGCACGTACCGCAGGAATGTTTCGCTCGTACCGAGACGTGGCGCGTCTACGGGCGGCGGGTTCTCTTCCTGAATTGCAGAGTGTTTACAGCATCCTGCTTGcagaacagcagcagaagtgTGGCAACACAGCCGGAATAACAGTTGCTCTGGATGGGGTTGTAGCACAGGAATATAGAGAGCGCCTGAGGGAACTAATGGCTGTGTCGACCAACGACACCGGTTAA
- a CDS encoding flagellum-adhesion glycoprotein, putative has protein sequence MGGRTESREALAALVAALLLLLGFVSPVIGDQTVGTKVIVNLFNSCTTCTVGQADGESAKGKLFKASGGFFQKKRFPLLLCDIEGGGSTVRLVNKTGIYTIAGSLTQRGNKDGPKGDALFNNPTSVVSVNDDIYVADRDNNCIRRIDAEGNVTRYGPQDLNKPKDILPFTLNGTQNLFISDTGNSQILYVPLDANNTVVTTLVAGFQPGVMQISKEKNMMYVVKNTSWIAAVNLSKTGESDIGKSKDIGDVTCLHYKSALMLTQAEDKLYYYGEPNGEGYIMSLEVERPSPASQWCAQSMLKWDYDRIVSLLRVNDKEYYATTETAVYAIRDVGYTPTPTPPPTPPPTPSVPPSPSPSPSASPSPSPSVQPPPPPPPPPPPPPPPPITPNPDPPSPPRPTAVAAFRASSFPIDDVKLMHALYSWIMRDVEIAFGTDDFFAVFLPPGYNDVPGGTNVSTWTNLTALENFDKNILITNYQGPPGRSKQELQKRLFSSPWNWTRKFLDELVRQEEWDHLSPFCMVKCVDDCQYISFNESLCVDELQFQVHEDLRAAGIASSVLLGLLAIMLLWLLIASPPNARSTFVRLPALE, from the coding sequence ATGGGTGGCAGGACTGAATCACGGGAAGCATTGGCCGCACTCGTGGCagcgttgttgctgctgctgggtTTTGTGAGTCCCGTTATAGGAGACCAAACCGTGGGCACCAAGGTGATTGTGAACCTCTTCAACAGTTGTACTACTTGTACTGTTGGGCAGGCGGATGGCGAAAGTGCAAAGGGAAAACTTTTCAAGGCGTCTGGTGGTTTCTTCCAAAAGAAGcgttttcctttacttttatgTGATATCGAAGGTGGTGGATCCACCGTGCGACTCGTAAACAAAACTGGCATATATACAATTGCAGGCAGTCTGACGCAACGTGGTAATAAAGACGGCCCCAAGGGAGATGCACTATTCAACAATCCCACCTCAGTTGTAAGCGTCAACGATGATATTTACGTGGCAGACAGGGATAACAACTGTATTAGGCGAATAGATGCTGAGGGCAATGTAACCAGATATGGACCACAAGACCTTAACAAACCGAAGGATATTCTCCCATTCACATTGAACGGGACTCAGAATCTATTCATTTCCGACACAGGCAATTCGCAGATCCTTTATGTGCCACTGGATGCTAATAACACAGTGGTAACTACACTAGTCGCTGGCTTCCAACCTGGTGTGATGCAAataagcaaagaaaagaacatgaTGTATGTCGTAAAAAACACCTCATGGATTGCAGCGGTTAATTTGAGCAAAACTGGGGAGTCTGATATTGGAAAAAGTAAGGATATAGGTGATGTGACGTGTCTGCACTACAAAAGTGCTCTGATGCTGACTCAAGCAGAGGATAAACTATATTATTACGGTGAGCCCAATGGAGAGGGGTACATCATGTCACTAGAGGTGGAACGCCCATCTCCAGCATCCCAATGGTGTGCGCAGTCAATGTTGAAATGGGACTATGATCGGATTGTCTCATTGTTGAGGGTGAATGACAAAGAGTATTATGCTACAACAGAAACGGCCGTGTATGCCATTCGTGATGTAGGCTATACACCGACGCCAACGCCTCCACCAACGCCCCCTCCCACGCCTTCGGTGCCGCCATCACCTTCTCCCAGCCCATCAGCATCGccgtcaccatcaccatcagtgcagccgccaccgccaccgccaccaccaccaccgccgccgccgccgccgccgatTACTCCCAATCCGGATCCCCCTTCACCTCCGAGACCCACAGCTGTTGCCGCCTTTCGCGCTTCTTCGTTCCCAATTGATGATGTAAAACTTATGCATGCTCTGTATTCGTGGATTATGAGGGATGTTGAGATCGCTTTCGGCACAGATgacttttttgctgttttcctccccccagGTTACAATGACGTGCCTGGTGGTACAAATGTTTCGACGTGGACAAACTTGACAGCTCTAGAGAACTTCGACAAGAACATCCTTATTACCAACTACCAAGGGCCTCCTGGTAGGAGCAAGCAAGAACTACAGAAGCGGTTGTTCTCGTCTCCATGGAACTGGACACGGAAGTTTCTTGATGAATTGGTACGACAAGAGGAGTGGGATCACCTATCACCATTCTGCATGGTGAAGTGTGTGGATGATTGTCAGTACATTTCCTTCAATGAATCTCTGTGTGTAGACGAGCTTCAGTTCCAGGTGCATGAGGACCTGCGTGCTGCAGGAATCGCCTCCTCAGTGCTCTTGGGCCTTCTTGCCATCATGCTGCTGTGGTTGCTCATAGCAAGTCCACCGAATGCAAGATCTACTTTTGTGCGACTGCCGGCGCTGGAGTAG